A part of Drosophila ananassae strain 14024-0371.13 chromosome 2R, ASM1763931v2, whole genome shotgun sequence genomic DNA contains:
- the LOC6507126 gene encoding mucin-5AC isoform X2, protein MLYSATEKRKLIIKCVLSVVLFNQIVHIHAHSNPRLDKGYGIRDTEFAKNGDISPDENPANQWDSRTKSKDTTNSPNHTTTVDPDESTTSPAKDTTTENADESTTSPPEKTTSEDPDESTTSAPDETTAEDPGESTSSPPKETTTVDPIESTTSPPEESTIGDPEESTTSAPDDTTTEDPDESTTSAPDETTAEDPDESTTSAPDETTAVDPDESTTSAPEETTTEDPDDSTTFAPEETTTEDPDESTTSAPEETTTEDPNESTTSPSEESTTGEPDESTTSAPNDTTTEDPDESTTSAPDETTAEDPDESTTSAPEETTTEDPDESTTSAPDETTAEDPDASTTSAPDGTTAEDPDESTTSAPDETTAEDPDESTTSAPEETTTEDPDESTTSAPDETTAEDPDESTTSAPEETTTEDPDESTTSPSEESTTGDPDESTTSAPNDTTTEDPDDSTTSAPDETTAEDPDDSTTSAPEETTTEDPDESTTSAPDETTAEDPDDSTTSAPEETTTEDPDESTTSAPDETTAEDPDESTTSAPDGTTAEDPDESTTSAPEETTTEDPDESTTSAPDETTAEDPDASTTSAPDGTTAEDPDESTTSAPDETTAEDPDESTTSAPEETTTEDPDESTTSAPDETTAEDPDESTTSAPEETTTEDPDESTTSAPDETTAEDPDESTTSAPDETTAEDPDESTTSAPEETTTEDPDESTTSAPDETTAEDPDESTTSAPEETTTEDPDESTTSAPDETTAEDPDESTTSAPDETTAEDPDESTTSAPDGTTAEDPDESTTSAPEETTTEDPDESTTSAPDETTAEDPDESTTSAPDETTAEDPDVRTTSAPDETTAEDPDESTTSAPDGTTAEDPDESTTSAPEETTTEDPDESTTSAPDETTAEDPDASTTSAPDGTTAEDPDESTTSAPEETTTEDPDESTTSAPDETTAEDPDESTTSAPEETTTEDPDESTTSAPDETTAEDPDESTTSAPDETTAEDPDESTTSAPEETTTEDPDESTTSAPDETTAEDPDESTTSAPEETTTEDPDESTTSAPDETTAEDPDESTTSAPDETTAEDPDESTTSAPDGTTAEDPDESTTSAPEETTTEDPDESTTSAPDETTAEDPDESTTSAPDETTAEDPDVRTTSAPDETTAEDPDESTTSAPDGTTAEDPDESTTSAPEETTTEDTDESTTSAPEETTTEDPDESTTSAPEETTTEDPDESTTSAPEETTTEDTDESTTSAPDETTAEDPDESTTSAPEETTTEDPDESTTSAPDETTADDPDESTTSAPDGTTAEDPDESTTSAAEETTTEDPDESTTSAPDETTAEDPDESTTSAPEETTTEDPDESTTSAPDETTAEDPDESTTSAPDGTTAEDPDESTTSAPEETTTEDPDESTTSAPDETTADDPDESTTSAPDGTTAEDPDESTTSAAEETTTEDPDESTTSAPDETTAEDPDESTTSAPEETTTEDPDESTTSAPDETTAEDPDESTTSAPDGTTAEDPDESTTSAPEETTTEDPDESTTSAPDETTAEDPDESTTSAPDETTAEDPDESTTSAPEETTTEDPDESTTSAPEETTTEDPDESTTSAPEETTTEDPDESTTSAPEETTTEDPDESTTSAPEQTSTEDPEESTTSAPDETTAEDPDESTTSVPDETTAEDPDESTTSVPDETTAEDPDESTTSAPEQTSTEDPEESTTSAPDETTAEDPDESTTSVPDETTAEDPDESTTSVPDETTAEDPDESTTSAPEETTTEDPDERTTSSPDETTAEDPDERTTSAPDETTAQDPDESTTSAPEESTTEDPDESTTSAPEETTTAASDSTKPEQSTASAPTETTTLAPYESTSSAPEESSTAGQDSTEPGQTTTLVPEESPTTRSTSSSSGSETTSIPDTSTSSLPPLSCSSGYPYLPYPSDCRKFIQCSGNVEYIKECPPTLYWDYKNLVCVPDSSGCYGDEGIHEKPAENVCSGGASYVPDPSDCTKFVQCSNGQPFYLQCSPNLYWDPILNVCGWSDEYCHKDKLIDVKVCDAPGMKYDQFPGDCSRYIKCSESGGILMSCNLGLFWNPIENVCEKSKRFCN, encoded by the exons ATGCTCTACAGTGCTACGGAGAAAcggaaattaataataaaatgcgTTTTATCGGTGGTGTTGTTCAACCAAATAGTGCACATTCACGCGCACTCGAATCCTCGTCTGGATAAGGGATACGGGATAAGGGATAcagaatttgcaaaaaatgGGGATATATCGCCCGATGAAAACCCTGCAAATCAGTGGGATTCTAGGACTAAATCAAAAGACACAACCAATTCGCCAAACCACACTACCACAGTAGATCCTGATGAGAGCACCACTTCTCCGGCAAAGGATACAACAACCGAGAATGCTGACGAGAGCACCACATCTCCGCCAGAGAAGACTACCAGCGAGGATCCTGACGAGAGCACAACTTCTGCGCCAGACGAAACAACCGCAGAGGATCCTGGCGAGAGCACCAGTTCTCCACCAAAGGAGACTACCACGGTGGATCCTATAGAGAGCACAACTTCTCCACCTGAGGAATCTACCATAGGGGATCCTGAAGAGAGCACAACTTCTGCTCCAGACGATACTACCACAGAGGATCCTGACGAGAGCACCACTTCTGCTCCAGACGAAACTACCGCCGAGGATCCTGACGAGAGCACCACTTCTGCTCCAGACGAAACTACCGCCGTGGATCCTGACGAGAGCACAACTTCTGCGCCAGAGGAGACTACAACTGAGGATCCTGACGATAGCACCACTTTTGCTCCAGAGGAGACTACAACTGAGGATCCTGACGAGAGCACAACTTCTGCGCCAGAGGAGACTACAACTGAGGATCCTAACGAGAGCACAACTTCTCCATCCGAGGAATCTACCACAGGGGAACCTGATGAGAGCACAACTTCTGCTCCAAACGATACTACCACAGAGGATCCTGACGAGAGCACCACTTCTGCTCCAGACGAAACTACCGCAGAGGATCCTGACGAGAGCACCACTTCTGCGCCAGAGGAGACTACAACTGAGGATCCTGACGAGAGCACAACTTCTGCGCCAGACGAAACTACCGCAGAGGATCCTGACGCGAGCACCACTTCTGCTCCAGACGGAACTACCGCAGAGGATCCTGACGAGAGCACAACTTCTGCGCCAGACGAAACTACCGCAGAGGATCCTGACGAGAGCACCACTTCTGCGCCAGAGGAGACTACAACTGAGGATCCTGACGAGAGCACAACTTCTGCGCCAGACGAAACTACCGCAGAGGATCCTGACGAGAGCACAACTTCTGCGCCAGAGGAGACTACAACTGAGGATCCTGACGAGAGCACAACTTCTCCATCCGAGGAATCTACCACAGGGGATCCTGATGAGAGCACAACTTCTGCTCCAAACGATACTACCACAGAGGATCCTGACGACAGCACAACATCTGCGCCAGACGAAACTACCGCAGAGGATCCTGACGACAGCACAACTTCTGCGCCAGAGGAGACTACAACTGAGGATCCTGACGAGAGCACAACTTCTGCGCCAGACGAAACTACCGCAGAGGATCCTGACGACAGCACCACTTCTGCGCCAGAGGAGACTACAACTGAGGATCCTGACGAGAGCACAACTTCTGCGCCAGACGAAACTACCGCAGAGGATCCTGACGAGAGCACCACTTCTGCTCCAGACGGAACTACCGCAGAGGATCCTGACGAGAGCACAACTTCTGCGCCAGAGGAGACTACAACTGAGGATCCTGACGAGAGCACAACTTCTGCGCCAGACGAAACTACCGCAGAGGATCCTGACGCGAGCACCACTTCTGCTCCAGACGGAACTACCGCAGAGGATCCTGACGAGAGCACAACTTCTGCGCCAGACGAAACTACCGCAGAGGATCCTGACGAGAGCACCACTTCTGCGCCAGAGGAGACTACAACTGAGGATCCTGACGAGAGCACAACTTCTGCGCCAGACGAAACTACCGCAGAGGATCCTGACGAGAGCACAACTTCTGCGCCAGAGGAGACTACAACTGAGGATCCTGACGAGAGCACCACTTCTGCGCCAGACGAAACTACCGCAGAGGATCCTGACGAGAGCACCACTTCTGCGCCAGACGAAACTACCGCAGAGGATCCTGACGAGAGCACAACTTCTGCGCCAGAGGAGACTACAACTGAGGATCCTGACGAGAGCACCACTTCTGCGCCAGACGAAACTACCGCAGAGGATCCTGACGAGAGCACAACTTCTGCGCCAGAGGAGACTACAACTGAGGATCCTGACGAGAGCACAACTTCTGCGCCAGACGAAACTACCGCAGAGGATCCTGACGAGAGCACCACTTCTGCTCCAGACGAAACTACCGCAGAGGATCCTGACGAGAGCACCACTTCTGCTCCAGACGGAACTACCGCAGAGGATCCTGATGAGAGCACAACTTCTGCGCCAGAGGAGACTACAACTGAGGATCCTGACGAGAGCACAACTTCTGCGCCAGACGAAACTACCGCAGAGGATCCTGACGAGAGCACAACTTCTGCTCCAGACGAAACTACCGCAGAGGATCCTGACGTGAGAACAACTTCTGCTCCAGACGAAACTACCGCAGAGGATCCTGACGAGAGCACCACTTCTGCTCCAGACGGAACTACCGCAGAGGATCCTGACGAGAGCACAACTTCTGCGCCAGAGGAGACTACAACTGAGGATCCTGACGAGAGCACAACTTCTGCGCCAGACGAAACTACCGCAGAGGATCCTGACGCGAGCACCACTTCTGCTCCAGACGGAACTACCGCAGAGGATCCTGACGAGAGCACAACTTCTGCGCCAGAGGAGACTACAACTGAGGATCCTGACGAGAGCACAACTTCTGCGCCAGACGAAACTACCGCAGAGGATCCTGACGAGAGCACAACTTCTGCTCCAGAGGAGACTACAACTGAGGATCCTGACGAGAGCACCACTTCTGCGCCAGACGAAACTACCGCAGAGGATCCTGACGAGAGCACCACTTCTGCGCCAGACGAAACTACCGCAGAGGATCCTGACGAGAGCACAACTTCTGCGCCAGAGGAGACTACAACTGAGGATCCTGACGAGAGCACCACTTCTGCGCCAGACGAAACTACCGCAGAGGATCCTGACGAGAGCACAACTTCTGCGCCAGAGGAGACTACAACTGAGGATCCTGACGAGAGCACAACTTCTGCGCCAGACGAAACTACCGCAGAGGATCCTGACGAGAGCACCACTTCTGCTCCAGACGAAACTACCGCAGAGGATCCTGACGAGAGCACCACTTCTGCTCCAGACGGAACTACCGCAGAGGATCCTGATGAGAGCACAACTTCTGCGCCAGAGGAGACTACAACTGAGGATCCTGACGAGAGCACAACTTCTGCGCCAGACGAAACTACCGCAGAGGATCCTGACGAGAGCACAACTTCTGCTCCAGACGAAACTACCGCAGAGGATCCTGACGTGAGAACGACTTCTGCTCCAGACGAAACTACCGCAGAGGATCCTGACGAGAGCACCACTTCTGCTCCAGACGGAACTACCGCAGAGGATCCTGATGAGAGCACAACTTCTGCGCCAGAGGAGACTACAACTGAGGATACTGACGAGAGCACAACTTCTGCGCCAGAGGAGACTACAACTGAGGATCCTGACGAGAGCACAACTTCTGCGCCAGAGGAGACTACAACTGAGGATCCTGACGAGAGCACAACTTCTGCGCCAGAGGAGACTACAACTGAGGATACTGACGAGAGCACAACTTCTGCGCCAGACGAAACTACCGCAGAGGATCCTGATGAGAGCACAACTTCTGCGCCAGAGGAGACTACAACTGAGGATCCTGACGAGAGCACAACTTCTGCGCCAGACGAAACTACCGCAGATGATCCTGACGAGAGCACCACTTCTGCTCCAGACGGAACTACCGCAGAGGATCCTGACGAGAGCACAACTTCTGCGGCAGAGGAGACTACAACTGAG GATCCTGACGAGAGCACAACTTCTGCGCCAGACGAAACTACCGCAGAGGATCCTGATGAGAGCACAACTTCTGCGCCAGAGGAGACTACAACTGAGGATCCTGACGAGAGCACAACTTCTGCGCCAGACGAAACTACCGCAGAGGATCCTGACGAGAGCACCACTTCTGCTCCAGACGGAACTACCGCAGAGGATCCTGACGAGAGCACAACTTCTGCGCCAGAGGAGACTACAACTGAG GATCCTGACGAGAGCACAACTTCTGCGCCAGACGAAACTACCGCAGATGATCCTGACGAGAGCACCACTTCTGCTCCAGACGGAACTACCGCAGAGGATCCTGACGAGAGCACAACTTCTGCGGCAGAGGAGACTACAACTGAGGATCCTGACGAGAGCACAACTTCTGCGCCAGACGAAACTACCGCAGAGGATCCTGACGAGAGCACAACTTCTGCGCCAGAGGAGACTACAACTGAGGATCCTGACGAGAGCACAACTTCTGCGCCAGACGAAACTACCGCAGAGGATCCTGACGAGAGCACCACTTCTGCTCCAGACGGAACTACCGCAGAGGATCCTGACGAGAGCACAACTTCTGCGCCAGAGGAGACTACAACTGAGGATCCTGACGAGAGCACAACTTCTGCGCCAGACGAAACTACCGCAGAGGATCCTGACGAGAGCACCACTTCTGCTCCAGACGAAACTACCGCAGAGGATCCTGACGAGAGCACAACTTCTGCGCCAGAGGAGACTACAACTGAGGATCCTGACGAGAGCACAACTTCTGCGCCAGAGGAGACTACAACTGAGGATCCTGACGAGAGCACAACTTCTGCGCCAGAGGAGACTACAACTGAGGATCCTGACGAGAGCACAACTTCTGCGCCAGAGGAGACTACAACTGAGGATCCTGACGAGAGCACCACTTCTGCGCCAGAGCAGACTTCAACCGAGGATCCTGAAGAGAGCACAACTTCTGCTCCAGACGAAACTACCGCAGAGGATCCTGACGAGAGCACAACTTCTGTTCCAGACGAAACTACCGCAGAGGATCCTGACGAGAGCACAACTTCTGTTCCAGACGAAACTACCGCAGAGGATCCTGACGAGAGCACAACTTCTGCGCCAGAGCAGACTTCAACCGAGGATCCTGAAGAGAGCACAACTTCTGCTCCAGACGAAACTACCGCAGAGGATCCTGACGAGAGCACAACTTCTGTTCCAGACGAAACTACCGCAGAGGATCCTGACGAGAGCACAACTTCTGTTCCAGACGAAACTACCGCAGAGGATCCTGACGAGAGCACAACTTCTGCGCCAGAGGAGACTACAACTGAGGATCCTGACGAGAGAACAACTTCTTCGCCAGACGAAACTACCGCAGAGGATCCTGACGAGAGAACTACTTCTGCTCCAGACGAAACTACCGCACAGGATCCTGACGAGAGCACCACTTCGGCACCAGAGGAGAGTACCACCGAGGATCCTGATGAGAGCACAACTTCTGCGCCTGAAGAGACTACTACGGCAGCATCGGATTCAACAAAACCAGAGCAGAGCACCGCTTCTGCGCCAACGGAGACTACTACATTAGCACCATATGAGAGTACATCGTCAGCGCCAGAGGAGTCTTCTACAGCGGGACAGGATTCTACAGAGCCGGGGCAGACCACTACTTTGGTGCCAGAGGAGTCTCCGACCACGCGATCGACTAGTTCCTCTTCCGGTTCCGAAACCACGTCCATACCCGATACGTCGACTTCCTCACTACCACCGCTGTCGTGTAGTAGCGGGTATCCTTACCTGCCGTACCCATCCGATTGTCGCAAGTTTATCCAGTGCAGTGGGAATGTCGAGTACATAAAGGAGTGTCCACCTACACTCTATTGGGACTATAAAAATCTCGTCTGTGTCCCAGATAGCAGCGGGTGTTATGGCGATGAAGGAATCCACGAGAAGCCCGCGGAAAATGTGTGTAGCGGGGGAGCATCATATGTACCTGATCCAAGCGACTGCACAAAGTTCGTCCAATGCAGCAATGGCCAGCCATTCTATCTACAATGTTCTCCGAACCTGTACTGGGATCCCATACTCAATGTCTGCGGCTGGTCGGATGAATACTGTCATAAGGATAAACTTATCGATGTAAAGGTCTGTGATGCGCCAGGCATGAAATATGACCAGTTCCCAGGCGATTGTTCGAGGTACATTAAGTGTTCTGAATCGGGAGGAATCCTGATGAGCTGTAATCTTGGACTATTCTGGAATCCCATTGAAAACGTCTGCGAAAAGTCGAAGAGGTTCTGCAATTGA